A region of Veillonellaceae bacterium DNA encodes the following proteins:
- a CDS encoding terminase small subunit yields the protein MPRIRDPVEIKDDQVIVKAKVCAMIFGVTVRTINDWARKGCPKVAKDTYNLRDVIEWRYAAENKPESLEAQKLKADVRYRESRADMEEMKRKVMIGEYVAVEDIKAELSDVFSQVQQTMLNIKAKVLQRLYTTYPDCAFDVANLVEDEVERGLKTLANGKKAAGRKR from the coding sequence ATGCCAAGGATTCGGGACCCTGTCGAAATCAAAGACGACCAGGTTATTGTAAAGGCTAAAGTGTGCGCCATGATTTTTGGCGTTACTGTCCGGACAATAAACGACTGGGCTCGCAAAGGCTGCCCCAAAGTAGCGAAAGATACTTATAACCTGCGGGATGTTATTGAATGGCGATATGCTGCAGAGAATAAACCGGAAAGCCTGGAAGCGCAGAAGTTGAAAGCCGATGTTCGCTACCGGGAAAGCCGGGCGGATATGGAAGAAATGAAGCGCAAGGTCATGATTGGAGAGTACGTTGCAGTGGAAGATATTAAAGCAGAACTCTCCGATGTCTTTAGCCAGGTGCAACAGACCATGCTGAATATCAAGGCAAAAGTGCTGCAACGGCTCTATACAACCTATCCAGATTGTGCGTTTGATGTAGCCAATTTGGTAGAAGATGAAGTGGAAAGGGGGTTGAAGACACTTGCAAACGGAAAGAAAGCAGCCGGGAGAAAACGTTAA
- a CDS encoding RusA family crossover junction endodeoxyribonuclease, which yields MEFIVEGDPQGKARPRFSHKTGTVYTPSKTAKYEKQIRKAFVAAGGEVIPADCYVGVTVDAYFRVPKSYTKGKRLACQHNINRPAKKPDIDNSLKAVLDALNGVAYEDDKQVVEVICRKWYSQSTGFLKISVREVKA from the coding sequence ATGGAATTTATAGTTGAGGGAGATCCACAAGGAAAGGCAAGACCACGATTCAGCCATAAAACGGGAACGGTTTACACACCATCCAAAACGGCGAAGTACGAAAAACAGATCAGAAAAGCTTTTGTAGCAGCAGGCGGGGAAGTTATTCCTGCAGATTGCTATGTTGGTGTTACTGTAGATGCTTACTTCAGGGTCCCGAAGTCATACACCAAAGGGAAGCGCCTGGCTTGTCAGCACAACATCAACAGGCCGGCCAAGAAGCCTGATATAGACAACTCGTTAAAAGCTGTGCTGGATGCGCTGAATGGAGTGGCCTACGAAGATGACAAGCAGGTCGTAGAGGTAATCTGCCGGAAGTGGTATTCACAGAGTACCGGCTTTTTGAAAATAAGCGTACGAGAAGTAAAGGCTTGA
- a CDS encoding class I SAM-dependent methyltransferase, with protein MAVDTEVEDWKGDEPMRRILDACCGSRMFWFDKHNENVVFMDKRKLNTTLCDGRKLVVCPDVVGDFTDIPYKANRFNLVVFDPPHLIHAGKNSWLALKYGVIEGDWKETIRKGFNECMRVLKKDGVLVMKWSSDQISTKDVLQVLPVRPLFGNRRGKSIFLVFMKS; from the coding sequence ATGGCTGTTGATACAGAAGTAGAAGATTGGAAAGGTGATGAACCCATGAGACGGATTTTAGATGCTTGTTGCGGGTCCAGGATGTTCTGGTTTGATAAACACAACGAAAATGTTGTGTTCATGGATAAACGAAAACTCAACACTACCCTTTGCGATGGTAGAAAACTGGTAGTGTGCCCAGATGTTGTTGGAGACTTCACTGACATCCCTTACAAGGCAAATCGTTTTAACTTGGTAGTATTTGACCCTCCACATCTGATTCATGCAGGAAAAAACAGCTGGCTGGCATTAAAGTACGGAGTAATAGAAGGAGACTGGAAGGAAACAATCCGGAAGGGATTCAATGAGTGCATGCGAGTATTGAAGAAAGATGGCGTGTTGGTTATGAAATGGAGCAGTGACCAGATCAGCACGAAAGACGTGCTTCAGGTATTGCCTGTGCGTCCGCTATTTGGAAATCGAAGAGGAAAAAGCATTTTTCTGGTATTCATGAAGTCTTGA